The DNA window CTCTGGCGAGCCAGGCTGTGGCGGAGAACCCGCCGCCATAGCGACCTGCTCCCGCCCTCTCTCGTGATTGGCCGGTACAGTCTGCGCATGCGCACGAGCGAGAGGCAAGTACCATCTCCTTCGGAAGACCGGGagttcccccaccccccaccccttcccttAGGCATCGCCCATTGGTTGAGCGTCGCTGGGAGCGCCGCCACCGGTGATTGGAGGATCAGGGCGCGGGGGCAAGATGGCAGCGCCAGCCCGGCGGAGCGTGGTGTTCGTGACAGGCAACGCCAAGAAGCTGGAGGAGGTGGGCGGGGGCGGGTGGGCTAgcctcccctcccctcgcctcgcctcgcctcacctcacctcacctcacctcacctcCCTCCGCAGGTCACCCAGATCCTCGGGGACTCCTCTCCCTACACGCTGGTGGCGAGGAAAATTGACCGTAAGttggcggcggggcccggggggaCGCGGCGGCCTGGCCCGGTCCGGGTGTCTCCTTAGCGCCGGCCTTTGTGTCCCCAGTGCCGGAGTACCAGGGGGAGCCGGACGAGATCTCCGTGCAGAAGTGCCGAGAAGCCGCCCGGCAGGTCgctcccttttccccttcctttttcgGTGCGGgagccctgggggaccccagTCCCCGGCGGGGCTGGAGACGACTGGGGGCGTCGGGCCTCGGACTCGGCCCTGAGGAAAGTCAGGGCACATCCGGGCCGGGCCTGGCTGCGTTCCCATCGCCCGGCTGTTTCTGACCTGCACTGGGCAGTGGTGAATTCTCACCGGTGACACAGTGTTTAGGCAGTCCCGCTGCTGCTCCGCTGGCCTCTTgtgtcatagaatcacagaaccattaaggttgaaaaagacctctgagatcatcaagtcctaccatcaacccaacaccaccatgcctcccaaaccatgccctgaagtgccgcatctacatgttttttgaacacctccagggatggtaacTCCACCACCTGCTTGggctgttccaatgcttgactatttcagtaaagaaatcttccctaatatccaacctaaacctcccctgacacaacttgcagccatttcctctcatcctatcactagtaacttgggagaagagaccgacccccacctcactacagtctcctttcaggtagtggtagagagccataaggtctcccctcagctgcttcttctccaggctaaacaaccccagctccctcagtcgctcctcataagacttgttctccaaacccttcaccagctttgttgcccttctctggaaacGCCTCAGCACCTCCaagtccttcttgtagtgagaggcccaaaactgaacacagcatttgaggtgtggcctcaccagtgctgaggacAGGGGCACagtcacttccctactcctggtggccacactattcctgatacaagccaggatgctgttggccatctgggcacactgctggctcatgttcagccatgTCCCTCGAGCAACAGGAGGGCATGACAGCTCCATCAGTCCAGCCCCAGCGGTTGTGGGACACTGAGTTTTCTGTCAGCTGGAACTTCTGATGGACCCCTTTCCAGAGCTGTGTCTGGGAGGGGTGTCTTAAAAGAACCAAGTGAGGATTGAGACTCGAGGAGAATGTAGATGTTCCTCCAGGACACAGGCTTTCATCCTCCTTGTCCCACCATTCCCGCCTCCAAGACGGTAGGGGGTGTTCAGTTCTGCTCATTTTTCTCCATGTGAGATCTTCCCTATCACACTTCAGCCACTCCGGCCTGCCTAGGAAGAGCACGGGTTTAGCTCTGTCTGTCTGGTATGGACTGCCGAAGAACTTTAGTGGTTGGTGGATTTTTGTGATGTTCCTGTTATTGTAGAAACATGAGAATAAGACAGAGCAAGAAAATGGGGTTGGAGGCAGTGCCTTCCCCTAGGTCtaatgtttccatttcttggGTTTTTGCTGTAGGTTCAGGGACCTGTTATAGTAGAGGATACCTGCTTGTGCTTCAACGCCCTGGGCGGGCTTCCAGGGCCGTACATGTAAGTACGAGGGCACTTGCTTCACCTTCCATGTCTTAGAGTTAGGAGCACAGGCTGGCGGGGTGTGCTTCATGGGGGATTCTCCACCGGCCAATGGCAACAGGGTCAGGGAGGTGATTACTGGTCTCTGTACTCTGCCTCATCCTGCACCCCAGGGGCTTGACTTTAACTCCTTAAGCCCTGCTCTAAGTCATGGTGCAGGATGAGATTGTCAGACCCAAATTGTTGGCTCTGGCTCCCGATCTGTGGTGCTTGCTCTTGCAGCCAGCTTGTGAACCTGGCCCCACAGGGGGCTCTGCATAGTTAAGGCACCATGTCTTTCAGCAGGACTCTGGGATGAGTGTGCTATAGGTTCTCATAGGGACTGCTTTAATCCAGCAGATAACAAGATTATTACATTACAGTGTAAAtcctctttaaaaatactgcctTATCTCCTGGAATTAACTTTTAGTGTGATTAATTCTTCCAAACTATCTCTGCTGAGCTAAGCAGAGACATAAAAGCTTTATATGATGAAGTTGGCACTAGAATCGGGTGTAAGATGTGAAAAATCCGAGCTGAGAAACATATTTCGGCATGTCAGTGTTCACAAGTGAGAACTGGGTTATTTACGTAGACCTCAGTACTGCAGTAAATTAAATACTCCACTGCTATTTTCACTGTGTCCCATTCAGTTTAAAACCTAAGTCGGTCATTATTGGTAAATAGTCCAGAATGAGGTGATTTGACAGCATGTTTAAGAGGGATTCAAAGGGCTGTGAAAATGTAGGCAACAATGTCTCAAGGACGCCTGTGTTTGTGagaaataatagcaaaaattaatcttccctctcttcttccctgtcAGAAAATGGTTCCTGGAAAAACTGAAACCAGAAGGTACTGCCTCCTGTGTTACTGCTCTGCACATAACTTGGTCCTTTCTTAGTTAAATGGATCCCTGCACATGCTGGGTTCTGCTGAGCATGCTGGCCCACTGCGCTCCCCATTTCATAGCTGGttcctttcttctccatccAGCTCTGCCCCTTTGCATTCTCTCCCTGAGCCTGTTCTGTGCCCTGCTTCACGGGATGTTGTTTCCCCCAGTCGTTTCAGCATCATCCCTGGATTCCCAGAGTCCTGCCTGGCAGCGCTTGTGGGAACTTCTTGTTTGTCATCAGTATAACCTGGAAGACCTGCTGCTCCCTTTGGCTTCTGGGCAAGGTCCTCCGCTAATGCTCACCTCCCCGATGTGCAGTGACTTCCTTTGATCCCATAGTTAAGAGTGTGACTGCAAATTCTGCACTGGTGTCACAAGCGTGAGCATTAATCATGCTAATTCAGAGTGGGCTTTAGTCCTCTGTGGTGCCGCATGCTCATTTGCTTCTGCTCCCAGATTAATAGCAGGTCCCTGCAGCTCATGCTGTGTTAGGTCTGCTGGCTTCAGTCATGCAAGGGACTCTGCCAAAAGCGTCCTTATGCCTAAGCTTTGTCACCTCCTATAGTTCTCCCTTGTGGATGTGAATCCAGAATGCTCCCTCAATCCGTCTCTAGGTGGGTGTGTCGCACTCTGAAGGAAAGGCAGTAACACCAGGATCCTTTCTGTGTCGCTCAGGCCTGTACAAGCTGCTGGCTGGGTTTGAAGACAAATCTGCCTACGCTCTCTGTACCTTTGCATTCAGTACTGGGAACCCAGAGGAGCCAGTGAAGCTGTTCAAAGGCCAGACTCATGTAGGTATTGTACTTGGGGAAGGGAATGTGCTGAAGAAGGAGGGCTGTAATGTGAATTTTGTAACAGCATTGGCTCTGTGAGGACAATTTTAGTGGCTCCTGGGTGTCTGAACACCCTCGGAGCTTGTTGGAAAGAGGCTGATGGGGAGGGCATCTGGTGGGTGGGTGCTGAATGCTGCAGCCGTTTTGCCCAGCTGTACGTGCTGAACACTTTGCACGTTACCTTGGGCTCTTCAGCCCCCTCACCTCCCTCTGGCAGGGCTGTCTTTGAGTGCAGTTGTTAGCTCTGTTAATTGAGGGGAGTCAAGGGGCTGTCAACACAGGGCAGTGTGATGGAGCACTGAGTTTGGGGCTGCTAACTTTGTTTACATCCTGGGAATGAGGACAGAACTGCGTGCCAAGCCTTCGGTGACCTCCGCATGAGCCATGGCCATGCATAGCTCTTCAGTCTGTGTTTGAAATGCAACTGCGAGGGAGGTGTCGCAAAACCACAGCTTGTggagcttttctgctttttcatggCAGGGGCTGATAGTGGAGCCCAGAGGCCCTCGAGATTTTGGCTGGGatccctgcttccagccagATGGCTACCACCAGACGTAAGTAGAGTTTTACCTACAGCTCTTTATGTAAGGAAAGCCAGCGTTGAGGTTGTGTGCGGAGAGGAACCTGCTTacagggaagggcagcagggagaaaatgcCCTCCTGGATTTGAATGTGGTGGGTGACGGGGAACCCCCGGCTCAGGACGGGGGTTGTTGGCTTTGCCAGTGTGTCAGCACAGATGCCCTGCAGGGAGATGGCAAGCAGCAGGGGAATACTTGGTGACTTGGCAGGGGACATGCCATAGCATCTCTGCTGCTAAGACTTGTGgtttctctcccctccagctATGCTGAACTACCCAAGGCAGTGAAGAATTCCATCTCCCACCGGTACAGAGCACTGAGCGAGCTCTCTGCCTTCTTTCTTCAAAGCAACTCGACAGAGCCCCGCTCTGGTCCCAGCTAGCctcgctggggctggggacaccctgTGTTGTTTGTGTCGCAGACTGCACCGGGGGAGCTCTGCTCCGCTGCGGCCTGCCATTAAATCTGCTCGTTTTGAAGCCActggtgtctttttttccccgaTTCCCCGTAGCCCAGCAGGGCTGGACGGTGGCAGCTGTACGTCTGCGCCCCGCAGGGCAGGGGCAGTTTGCACGGCCCGCCGTGCCCGGGGGGGTCTCCGGCCGTGCCCGGGCATTCTTTGCCGCCCTCTCTGGCTGTGGAGAGGGCACAGACCCGCGTACCGCAGAGCACCGAGCCCAGGGGCCGCGGCGGCTGCGCCCCAAGGGACGGACTCCCCTGCCGGGAGCGCGCCCGGGCCGTCGTCCTGCGCGGCGAGCCAATGGGAAGTGGCCGGCGGGGGAGAAGCAGCCAATGGGCTGCCAGGCCGCCCGCGCACCCGGAAGCAGTCGGCGCGCTGCCGGGACACGtgcggcgggagcggcgccgGGGCCATGGAGCtgctgccccgccgccccggggagTTCGGGTCCTCCCGCTACTGGGACCGGTTCTTCCGGCAGCGCGGGCAGCGGCCCTTCGAGTGGTACGGGGCCTTCCCGGACCTCTGCCCTGTCCTGCACAAGTACGTCCGGCCCCGCGATAAGGTGAGCCTCCCCCGGGCCGTCCTCCTCCTGGGCGGCGAGCTCTGTGCCGCCCTGCCCCGCCTCACACCGCCAACGCGCGCTGACGCGGGCGGTGCGAAGCCCCCCGTGAGCAAGAGAACGGGAGAGATCCGCGAGTTGCCCCGGACGGGGAGCTCCGGGCGTTAAAGCATCCACATCGTCCCCAAAAGAGATGCATTGCTTCTCTGCCCGTGTGGCTTTTCTATGTGGAAACGTTATCTCGGCGCCCCCGAGAGTGGGTTTGCGGGTGTGGCTTTCACAGAAGGCTGGTGGCTGTGGCTGATACTTGCTCATAAAACACTTCGGGGCATGTTTCCAGGGCATTCTTATGGTCACACTGCTCTTGTGCTGCTCCCCAGGTTCTGGTGGTAGGCTGCGGGAACTCGGAGCTGAGCGAGCAGATGTATGACTTGGGGATGTGTGAGGACATTGTGAACATTGACATCAGCGATGCAGTGATCCGTCAGATGCAAGAGCGGAGCGGGAGCAAGAGGCCAAAGATGAGCTACCTGCTGATGGACGTGCTTCAGATGGACTTCCCTGACGCCCACTTCCAGGTGGTCCTGGACAAAGGCACACTGGATGCCATCCTCACTGATGAAGAGGAGGCCACTCTAGCCAAGGTGGACAAGATGTTTGCTGAGATCAACCGGGTCCTGCAGCTAGGAGGGCGCTACCTCTGTGTCTCCTTGGCTCAAGCCCACGTGCTGAAGAAAGCAGTGGAGTACTTCTCCCAGGAAGGCTGGGTTGTGCGTGTCCATCaggtggccagcagcagggagaaacAGCAGTTTGTCCTACCTGTCTTTGTCTATGTCATGACAAAGTTCAGGAAGATCCCTGGCTCAGCATCGCAGATCCTGGAGATCTGCCCTGAGGAACAGGACAAGCCGATGCGGGTGGAGAGCGCGGAGCGGCTGGTGGCAGCAGTGAAGGATCGGCAGCATTatgccctgctctgcagccagctgaCCAAAACCCCTTGCGTGGAGCAGGTTTCCCTGGACCTGTGTGACAAAGAGAGCGAGAGGCCTCGCTACACACTGCATGTGGTTGACAGCCCCTCGGTGAAACTTTCCCGGGACAATCACTTCGCCATCTTCATCAGTGAGTACAGCCTCTACTGCCTGCAAAGAGATGGTGCTCTGGCCAGGAGCTGTAAAACGGCCAGCGatcctggccctgctgcagtCGGGGCTAGAGAGGGGAATAACCTGTGGGGTTCGGTTGATGTTTTAGTCCTGGCTTTGCGGAGGGACATGTGTTTGCCTGGTGGTGCAAGCAGAGATCTGGCACAGAGCTCACTGGCTGAGCGGATGCTCATCTGGCCGCAGAGggatgctgcctgccctgcctccaaGGTGGTGATTCCTGCCTTGATGCTGGTGACAGCTGCCATAGCACATCACCGCATAAAGCCAGAGTGCAGTGGGCACAGCCAGAAAGGTGTCACTGGTCTGCGTGGGCATCCTGATTTGCCAGGGCCAGGTTGCTTGGGGGTGCACTTTGCTTTTGTGCTTGCACCTCATGGAGACATGCTGGGCTCTGCCATCAGCAGAGTTCCCCCCCTGTGCACCTGCAAAACTGGGGCTTGGCACATCCTGGAGACGGGTCTTGAGGCTGTTGGGTGCCCCCTTCTTATGAGATGTGGTTTTTTGTCTCCTGCATAAGCCTGTCCAAAATGGGGAAGGTCCTGGCTCTCTTGATAGTTGCAGAGCATGGCTCTAGGCATGCAGTGGTGCCTCCTCGTGATGTCTTGCCATTCCCTGTGGCTCCTCTTTTGGAGGCCGGGGTGGTCGCTCAGGGACTGTGACTGGCCTAGGCTGATGGCACACCCTTCTGCAGTCCCACAGGGCAGAGAAACCGAATGGCTCTTTGGGACGGAGGAAGGGCGGAGGCAGCTGGCTGCCAGCGCGGGCTTCAGGCGCCTGGTCACTGTGGCCCTGCACAGGGAGCAGCACTACGAGGGCATGGCTGGCATCCAGGCAGAGCTGTCAGGGAAGGTGATGGAACTGGCCCCGCCGGGCCTCCCTGCCCGGCAGCAGGTGAGCCCCACTGCCTGGCCCTCTTCCTTTGCTTCCCCAAAACTGGGGCCAGGCTGGCTCATCACCAGCAGCAAGTCTGTCTTCTCCAAGGGAGACCAAGCTGCAGTGCATGAGCTGGCTGCCTTGATGGGGAGGAGACTGGCCTCAGGTGTAGATCCTCTCAGTTTTCCTTCCAGCTGGCTGCCTTTGCTTGGAGGCAGGATACGAGGTGCCTGCATGGCAGGATTCACTGTGAAGTCCTTGCCCTCCAAAACCCAACATCCCAAGAAAACCAGGCATCCTGAAACCCTGAGAGCATCTGGCCCCTTCTTAATCCTGGCATTAACTTCTCCTGTCTCATCTGTCTTCTTCCTGGCCTAACTCCCCAAACCTCAGCTCTTGCAAGAACTCTTGGGGTGTCTTTTCCCCATACCCCAACACATGTATGAGGGGGACCTGGTGTGCCATGTACAGGGGCCTGCCTACAGCAtatcctgctgctcctgcactgTGTCCACTGTGGTCAGGACAGCAGGAATGCCAGGGTCTGTTCCtgtagcttttccttccttgcacCAGTCCCTGTCCTCCCTGCAGGTGCCCTTCCTGTCTGTGGGAGGGGACATTGGGGTGCGGACAGTGCAGCACCATGACACCAGCCCCCTGAGCGGGGAGTACGTTGTGGAGGATGTGAAAGGGGATGGCACCTGCTACTTCCGCCGCCTCATCTTCCTCCGCAACAGGAACGTGGTGCAGTCAGAGGCTCGGCTCCTGGCTCCCACGCCTCTCCCAGGTATGTGGGGCAGCCAGGAAGGGGCAGGGGCCAAGGGTGACTTT is part of the Phalacrocorax carbo chromosome 6, bPhaCar2.1, whole genome shotgun sequence genome and encodes:
- the ITPA gene encoding inosine triphosphate pyrophosphatase; the protein is MAAPARRSVVFVTGNAKKLEEVTQILGDSSPYTLVARKIDLPEYQGEPDEISVQKCREAARQVQGPVIVEDTCLCFNALGGLPGPYIKWFLEKLKPEGLYKLLAGFEDKSAYALCTFAFSTGNPEEPVKLFKGQTHGLIVEPRGPRDFGWDPCFQPDGYHQTYAELPKAVKNSISHRYRALSELSAFFLQSNSTEPRSGPS
- the METTL13 gene encoding eEF1A lysine and N-terminal methyltransferase, with protein sequence MELLPRRPGEFGSSRYWDRFFRQRGQRPFEWYGAFPDLCPVLHKYVRPRDKVLVVGCGNSELSEQMYDLGMCEDIVNIDISDAVIRQMQERSGSKRPKMSYLLMDVLQMDFPDAHFQVVLDKGTLDAILTDEEEATLAKVDKMFAEINRVLQLGGRYLCVSLAQAHVLKKAVEYFSQEGWVVRVHQVASSREKQQFVLPVFVYVMTKFRKIPGSASQILEICPEEQDKPMRVESAERLVAAVKDRQHYALLCSQLTKTPCVEQVSLDLCDKESERPRYTLHVVDSPSVKLSRDNHFAIFIIPQGRETEWLFGTEEGRRQLAASAGFRRLVTVALHREQHYEGMAGIQAELSGKVMELAPPGLPARQQVPFLSVGGDIGVRTVQHHDTSPLSGEYVVEDVKGDGTCYFRRLIFLRNRNVVQSEARLLAPTPLPGQKKRRKDKKKPSPTEPPAAIDKSYLCCEHHRAMVAGLCLLRGPDPLPGALLAVLVVGLGGGSLPLFVHDYFSQACMTVVEIDPSMLEVATRWFGFSQGDRMRVHISDGLDYVAKLAAEAPAQYDAVMFDVDSKDLAVGMSCPPPAFVEKPFLQKVKTILKSEGIFVLNLVCRDAQLKESVLATLREVFPMLYARRIEGEVNEILFCQPSPEGQQDPIELAARAQALEGALRQLGRPWDSSYVLADILQAVNIL